One Tolypothrix bouteillei VB521301 DNA window includes the following coding sequences:
- a CDS encoding glycogen/starch/alpha-glucan phosphorylase, with protein MNNGNGSTKHDGKHAPHWKKHICRTEHVPIQVQDDRTGMDIETLKRAFLDNLYYIQAKDKGWATAHDFFMALSYTVRDRLLHRWIKTVEQTYFQKDVKVVCYLSAEYLIGPQLSKNLTNVGMYEQARQVVREVTGLDLYDLLEQEDEPGLGNGGLGRLAACFLDSLSTLEIPAVGYGIRYEYGIFQQTIRNGTQVEVPDRWLRFGNPWEIPRPDYTMEVKFGGHTEAYTDERGRYQVRWIPQKTILGTPYDTPMVGYNSNTVNTLRLWSAKASEDFNLQIFNSGDFANAVADKVYSENITKVLYPNDNNYQGRELRLMQEYFFVSCSLQDIIRTYLRGHNNFDQFPNKFAIQINDTHPAIGIAELMRLLIDTHQLGWDEAWDITQKSFGFTNHTLLPEALERWPISVFGRLLPRHLEIIFEINQRFLDKVRSQYPGDDGKLSRLSLIEEGAEKQVRMAHLASVGSHAINGVAELHTELVKKNLFPDFYQVFPEKFSNKTNGVTPRRWILIANPKLALLIAEKIGKGWIKNLEELKQLEAFVEDAEFRHRWEQIKQENKQDLAEYILQTTGIHVDANSLFDIQVKRIHEYKRQHLNLLQTIAFYNSIKQNPNADFVPRTVIFAGKAAPGYAMAKLIIQLINSVANVVNSDPDIGDRLKVVFLENYNVSVAQRIYPSADLSEQISTAGKEASGTSNMKFAMNGALTIGTLDGANIEIRDRVGHENFFLFGLNAGEVVQQKAKGYNPWDYYNNNPQLRQAIDQIASGYFSKGDSNLFKPLVESLKNRDDYMLFADYQSYTECQQRVDNAYRDRDTWWRMSILNSSRTGYFSSDRTIREYARDIWHVQSVPVTLEDEQEENAAIQINTPLAKV; from the coding sequence ATGAATAATGGCAACGGCTCGACAAAGCACGATGGCAAACATGCTCCCCATTGGAAAAAGCATATTTGTAGAACAGAACACGTTCCCATTCAAGTGCAGGACGATCGCACGGGAATGGATATTGAAACCCTCAAACGTGCTTTTTTAGACAACCTCTACTACATCCAAGCAAAAGATAAAGGTTGGGCAACTGCACATGACTTTTTCATGGCACTCTCCTATACTGTTCGCGATCGCTTGCTGCATCGTTGGATTAAAACTGTTGAGCAAACCTACTTTCAAAAAGATGTCAAAGTCGTTTGCTATTTATCTGCTGAATATCTGATCGGACCCCAACTGAGCAAAAACTTAACAAACGTTGGGATGTACGAGCAAGCCCGTCAAGTGGTGCGAGAGGTAACAGGCTTGGACTTATACGATTTGCTCGAACAGGAAGACGAACCGGGATTGGGTAATGGTGGTTTGGGAAGACTCGCTGCTTGTTTTTTAGATTCCCTCTCAACTTTAGAAATTCCCGCCGTTGGCTATGGTATCCGCTACGAGTACGGCATTTTTCAACAAACCATTCGCAATGGTACGCAAGTAGAAGTACCCGATCGCTGGTTGCGCTTTGGCAATCCTTGGGAAATTCCACGTCCGGATTACACCATGGAAGTCAAATTTGGCGGACATACGGAAGCATACACCGATGAACGGGGACGCTACCAAGTGCGATGGATTCCCCAAAAAACCATACTGGGGACACCTTACGATACTCCAATGGTGGGTTATAACTCCAACACAGTCAACACTTTGCGTTTGTGGAGTGCCAAAGCAAGTGAAGACTTTAACTTACAGATTTTCAACAGTGGCGACTTTGCTAATGCCGTAGCCGATAAAGTTTACTCTGAAAACATTACCAAAGTTCTTTATCCCAACGACAATAACTATCAAGGTAGAGAACTCCGCCTGATGCAGGAATATTTTTTCGTTTCCTGCTCCCTTCAAGATATTATCCGCACCTATTTGCGAGGCCACAACAATTTTGACCAATTCCCCAATAAATTTGCTATTCAAATCAATGATACCCATCCTGCAATTGGTATAGCCGAACTGATGCGGCTACTTATAGACACACATCAGTTGGGATGGGATGAAGCTTGGGACATTACACAAAAATCCTTTGGTTTTACCAATCATACCTTGCTACCCGAAGCATTGGAACGTTGGCCCATTAGTGTCTTTGGCAGACTCTTACCCCGTCACTTGGAAATTATTTTTGAGATTAACCAACGGTTTCTAGATAAAGTTCGCTCTCAATATCCTGGGGATGATGGCAAACTTTCCCGGTTGTCCCTGATTGAAGAAGGAGCGGAAAAACAAGTCAGAATGGCACATCTCGCTTCTGTGGGAAGTCATGCTATCAACGGTGTAGCAGAACTGCACACGGAACTGGTGAAGAAAAATCTGTTCCCAGATTTCTATCAAGTGTTCCCAGAAAAGTTTAGCAATAAAACCAATGGAGTGACTCCCCGCCGTTGGATCTTGATTGCCAATCCTAAACTCGCCCTGCTGATTGCGGAAAAAATTGGTAAGGGTTGGATTAAAAATTTAGAAGAACTCAAGCAGTTAGAAGCATTTGTGGAAGATGCAGAGTTTCGCCATCGCTGGGAACAAATCAAGCAAGAAAACAAGCAGGACTTAGCAGAATATATTTTGCAAACAACTGGTATTCACGTTGATGCTAATTCCCTGTTTGATATCCAAGTGAAGCGAATCCACGAGTACAAGCGCCAGCATTTGAACTTGCTGCAGACGATCGCTTTCTATAACTCTATCAAGCAGAATCCAAATGCAGATTTTGTGCCGCGAACTGTGATTTTTGCAGGGAAAGCAGCTCCCGGTTATGCAATGGCGAAGCTCATCATTCAACTGATTAACTCAGTTGCAAATGTGGTGAATAGCGATCCAGATATTGGCGATCGCCTCAAGGTCGTGTTTTTAGAAAATTATAACGTGTCGGTAGCACAGCGGATCTATCCATCTGCTGACCTTTCCGAGCAAATCTCCACTGCAGGGAAAGAAGCCTCTGGAACCAGTAACATGAAGTTTGCCATGAATGGCGCACTCACCATCGGAACTCTTGATGGAGCAAACATTGAAATTCGCGATCGCGTAGGACACGAGAACTTCTTTCTTTTCGGGCTGAATGCAGGGGAAGTCGTACAGCAGAAAGCTAAAGGCTATAACCCTTGGGACTATTACAACAACAATCCCCAACTCAGACAGGCGATCGACCAAATAGCATCGGGTTACTTCTCCAAAGGCGATAGTAATTTGTTTAAACCGCTTGTGGAATCCCTAAAAAACCGGGATGACTATATGCTGTTTGCCGATTACCAGTCCTATACTGAATGTCAGCAACGAGTTGATAACGCTTACCGCGATCGCGATACCTGGTGGCGAATGTCAATTCTCAACTCATCTCGCACGGGGTACTTTTCCTCTGACCGTACAATTCGCGAGTATGCACGAGATATTTGGCACGTTCAGTCAGTTCCTGTCACTTTAGAAGACGAGCAAGAAGAGAACGCAGCAATACAAATCAACACACCACTTGCAAAAGTATAA
- a CDS encoding FAD-dependent monooxygenase, producing the protein MKKVIIIGGGIGGAATALALIRAGIEPVVCERAKELREAGAGIALWANATHILKNLGILQEAMRVGCLTTNYQFNSQRGFELVNIALDNSELPVIGIHRAQLHQLLWRNVPSEKFILGETFERFERKDNRVQAYFASGLSVEGDALIGADGLRSRVRSIILGDGAPTYRNFKTWRGLTDGIPSTYRPGYIQEFLGCGKGFGFMMLGLGKMYWYAAATARPAQPDAAIGRKQELLTMYRDWFKAIPELIAATDEANILTADLYDRPSKQPWSQQNVTLLGDAAHPMLPTMGQGACTALEDACVIAQCLQAQPDPIIAFEQYESERFSRTKAITLASRRSGKMGELKNPVAVGLRNTLMKAMSSAIGNSFKSFHAYRA; encoded by the coding sequence ATGAAAAAAGTTATTATCATCGGCGGTGGAATCGGCGGTGCTGCAACTGCCCTCGCCCTTATTCGTGCTGGGATTGAGCCTGTTGTCTGCGAGCGAGCCAAGGAGTTACGAGAAGCCGGGGCTGGAATTGCGCTTTGGGCAAATGCAACCCATATCTTGAAGAACTTGGGCATATTGCAAGAAGCAATGCGAGTCGGTTGTCTCACTACAAACTATCAATTTAATTCGCAACGTGGCTTTGAGTTAGTGAATATTGCGCTCGATAATTCTGAGTTACCCGTTATTGGAATTCATCGCGCCCAACTGCATCAGTTATTGTGGCGCAATGTACCGAGTGAGAAATTTATTTTGGGAGAAACTTTTGAGCGATTTGAACGCAAGGATAATCGGGTTCAAGCCTATTTTGCATCGGGTTTGAGTGTTGAAGGGGATGCATTGATCGGCGCAGATGGGTTGCGATCGCGAGTCAGATCTATCATTTTAGGCGATGGGGCTCCTACTTACCGCAATTTTAAGACTTGGCGTGGTTTAACCGATGGCATTCCAAGTACATACCGTCCCGGTTACATTCAGGAATTTTTGGGATGCGGTAAAGGATTCGGCTTCATGATGCTTGGGTTGGGAAAAATGTATTGGTATGCAGCTGCAACTGCACGTCCAGCACAACCAGATGCTGCTATCGGACGCAAACAAGAGCTATTGACGATGTATCGGGATTGGTTTAAAGCCATTCCTGAATTAATTGCTGCTACAGATGAAGCCAATATTTTGACTGCTGATTTGTACGATCGCCCTTCAAAACAGCCTTGGAGCCAGCAAAATGTGACACTACTTGGTGATGCAGCTCACCCCATGCTACCCACAATGGGACAAGGAGCTTGTACGGCTTTGGAGGATGCTTGTGTCATTGCTCAATGCTTGCAAGCACAACCCGATCCAATCATTGCCTTTGAGCAATATGAGTCAGAGCGTTTTTCCCGCACCAAGGCAATTACCCTTGCATCAAGGCGATCCGGCAAAATGGGCGAATTGAAAAACCCAGTTGCTGTAGGACTTCGCAATACTTTGATGAAGGCAATGAGTTCGGCGATCGGCAACAGTTTCAAGTCTTTTCATGCTTACCGAGCTTAG
- a CDS encoding TetR/AcrR family transcriptional regulator: MARTKSEKVKNAKQERNAEATQAVILAAAEEEFAQHGFTAARTEAIAAKTGVAKSMIYYYFKDKEGLYQAVLERSHSDLLQTIQELQLEDLSPEVALERFLRALLGCVSRNPKLPTIMFHEAVQNQGKYYKNSSSVSIDTVLIAILEQGVAEGIFRPLDPFQSAINIMGTCLFYFIGAGNIQQFPQGKKLLSKAMLEQHTSEAIALILAGVRKS; the protein is encoded by the coding sequence GTGGCGCGGACAAAATCTGAAAAAGTCAAGAATGCCAAGCAAGAGAGAAATGCGGAGGCGACTCAAGCTGTAATTTTGGCAGCTGCGGAAGAAGAATTTGCCCAACACGGTTTTACGGCTGCGAGAACAGAAGCGATCGCAGCCAAAACAGGTGTTGCCAAATCGATGATTTATTACTACTTCAAAGATAAAGAAGGTTTGTATCAAGCAGTCTTGGAGCGATCGCATAGCGATCTTTTGCAAACGATTCAGGAGTTACAGTTGGAGGATTTGTCACCGGAAGTCGCGTTGGAAAGATTTTTGAGAGCATTGCTCGGTTGTGTATCGCGTAACCCAAAACTCCCGACAATCATGTTTCACGAAGCAGTGCAAAACCAGGGAAAGTACTATAAAAACAGTAGTTCTGTGAGTATTGATACTGTTTTGATTGCAATTCTGGAACAGGGCGTGGCTGAAGGGATATTTCGTCCGCTCGATCCGTTTCAGTCTGCAATTAATATTATGGGAACTTGCTTGTTCTATTTTATTGGTGCAGGTAACATCCAGCAGTTTCCCCAAGGTAAGAAGCTTTTGAGCAAAGCCATGCTGGAGCAACATACAAGTGAAGCGATCGCGCTTATCCTAGCGGGTGTGCGAAAATCCTAA
- the cas6 gene encoding type I-MYXAN CRISPR-associated protein Cas6/Cmx6 → MIASVGFSASQNVDLGLEPFVELCFPVRGKYLPADHGYALFCGWVNLDSEIRQQKTVSILTVPGFPDKQGKIILNEYSCLRVRVPIPLIPLAYKLAGKSIRLGIHEIQIGIPEIFTLKPARKLKSRIVVIKGYSEPQSFLVAAQRQLDDLEISAQISIPKDRQGEFCRKTIKVKRYTVVGFTTEVSGLSDDDSIKLQQLGIGGKRHMGCGYFLPCKGGRNV, encoded by the coding sequence ATGATTGCATCTGTGGGTTTTTCGGCGTCTCAGAATGTAGATTTAGGACTTGAGCCATTCGTTGAGTTGTGTTTTCCAGTACGAGGAAAATATTTACCTGCGGATCATGGCTATGCACTCTTTTGTGGTTGGGTTAATCTCGATTCAGAAATACGCCAGCAAAAAACGGTCAGTATTTTGACTGTTCCTGGCTTTCCTGATAAACAAGGGAAAATAATTCTGAACGAATATTCTTGTTTGCGTGTTCGCGTACCAATCCCGTTAATTCCCTTGGCTTATAAGTTGGCTGGAAAATCTATTCGTTTGGGAATACATGAAATTCAAATCGGTATTCCCGAAATATTTACATTAAAACCAGCTAGGAAACTCAAGTCTAGAATTGTTGTCATTAAGGGATATAGCGAGCCTCAATCGTTTCTAGTAGCAGCACAACGCCAGCTTGATGATTTGGAAATTTCTGCCCAAATTTCCATCCCCAAAGACAGACAGGGTGAATTCTGTCGCAAAACCATTAAAGTTAAACGTTATACAGTAGTGGGTTTTACAACGGAAGTTTCTGGTTTGAGTGACGACGATTCTATCAAGTTACAACAATTGGGAATTGGTGGTAAAAGACACATGGGTTGTGGATATTTCTTGCCTTGTAAGGGAGGTAGAAATGTTTAA
- the cas3 gene encoding CRISPR-associated helicase Cas3': MFKKLLAKSCKPGENDPRKKGAATYTGHISFVMQATDVLVDKLGMAILEQLGIQYIGLDFLAATVKLGAYLHDWGKANQHFQEMVYLKTIDPRSTNPEIQSYREKIRKSLETHSNKQMLRHEVISGILALQVPCFREWLEKCPNANLTIAVWAAMGHHLKIGLDKNGTPSGYIAEIPSGTGDELKIYTTHSDFLTVLKMGSQYLGLPKQLPEFPTKIWTDKQLLIALTNLRNEFNDFEPDWEQQKFIAAVKATVIAADLAGSALHEVEEDFQGWIEEVLSLQLSKQELNNLVKQRLKGKKLRPFQELIAESKHRVTLVKAGCGTGKTVGAYAWAEKWAVGRKLFFSYPTTGTASQGYIDYAFETDIEAALMHSRADLDRELLFSGDEDDRESIDSKLMAFQAWRKKLIVCTVDSVLGLIQNNRKPLYSWSALAQAAFVFDEVHAFDPRLFGALLKFLKAFKGAPILLMSASFSPQQLAAIQQVLAEQGEDLGEPIEGPKELEELPRYDITYVPEVSNFEELTAVWEPVIEALRNKQKVLWVTNSVKTCIEIYRTAQKKLAEQFPEFAIAPLIYHSRFRYKDRVKKHQAVIEAFKQDEPVLAITTQVCEMSLDLSADLLISAIAPAAALIQRLGRLNRRMSKPEEGAKLAIVYPWDNPNPYDKVEISTGKQLIQEFSGKIGISQRDLAEFAASLNSEEIQEVKSNWLEDNWCTNRDSLREAGYTITVILGEDEPEIWKIAQQKEQELLQKHQNTSRMKLFKQEAQKWTVPIRIESDYYTWKRIGFYPVTPEGRIPYSEEVGAEQ; this comes from the coding sequence ATGTTTAAAAAATTGCTGGCTAAGTCTTGCAAGCCAGGAGAAAACGATCCGAGAAAAAAAGGTGCTGCAACGTACACTGGACATATCAGTTTTGTCATGCAAGCAACTGATGTTTTGGTAGATAAATTGGGTATGGCTATTCTCGAACAATTGGGAATACAGTATATTGGTTTAGATTTCTTAGCAGCAACAGTCAAATTGGGTGCATATTTGCACGATTGGGGTAAAGCCAATCAACATTTCCAAGAAATGGTTTACTTAAAAACCATCGATCCAAGATCCACGAATCCAGAAATTCAAAGTTATAGAGAGAAGATTAGAAAATCTTTAGAAACGCATTCAAATAAACAAATGCTGCGTCATGAAGTGATTAGCGGTATTTTAGCACTACAAGTTCCCTGCTTTCGAGAATGGCTGGAAAAGTGTCCCAACGCAAATTTAACGATCGCAGTTTGGGCGGCGATGGGACATCATTTAAAAATTGGGTTAGATAAAAATGGGACGCCATCAGGTTATATTGCGGAAATTCCTTCTGGTACGGGAGATGAATTAAAAATATACACCACTCATTCCGATTTTCTGACAGTTTTAAAAATGGGTAGTCAATATCTGGGATTGCCCAAACAATTACCGGAATTTCCAACGAAAATTTGGACTGACAAGCAATTATTAATAGCTTTAACAAATTTACGCAATGAATTTAATGATTTTGAACCTGATTGGGAGCAACAAAAATTTATTGCAGCAGTCAAAGCAACAGTAATCGCAGCAGATTTAGCTGGTTCTGCACTTCATGAAGTAGAGGAAGACTTTCAAGGATGGATTGAAGAAGTCTTATCACTACAACTTTCAAAACAAGAGTTAAATAACCTAGTCAAACAACGTTTGAAGGGTAAAAAATTACGACCATTTCAAGAGTTAATTGCTGAATCCAAGCATCGGGTGACGTTGGTGAAGGCTGGTTGCGGAACGGGTAAAACGGTTGGAGCATATGCTTGGGCAGAAAAATGGGCTGTCGGGCGTAAATTATTTTTCTCCTATCCAACAACAGGTACAGCATCTCAAGGTTATATTGACTATGCATTTGAAACAGACATTGAAGCTGCTTTAATGCATTCTCGTGCTGATTTAGACAGAGAATTACTATTTTCTGGAGATGAAGACGATCGTGAAAGCATCGATTCTAAGCTAATGGCTTTTCAAGCTTGGCGCAAAAAATTGATTGTTTGTACTGTTGATTCAGTGTTAGGTTTAATTCAAAATAATCGCAAACCGCTTTATTCATGGTCTGCATTAGCACAAGCTGCTTTTGTATTTGATGAAGTTCATGCTTTCGATCCGCGTCTGTTTGGAGCCTTATTAAAGTTTCTGAAAGCTTTTAAAGGTGCGCCAATTTTATTAATGAGTGCCAGTTTTAGTCCCCAACAGTTGGCAGCGATTCAACAAGTCTTGGCAGAACAGGGGGAAGATTTAGGAGAACCAATTGAAGGACCAAAAGAATTAGAAGAATTACCCCGTTATGACATCACTTATGTTCCCGAAGTCAGTAACTTTGAGGAACTAACGGCAGTTTGGGAACCTGTTATTGAGGCTTTACGAAACAAACAAAAAGTTTTATGGGTAACTAACTCGGTAAAAACTTGTATTGAAATTTATCGGACTGCACAAAAAAAACTTGCGGAACAATTCCCAGAATTTGCGATCGCTCCATTAATTTATCATAGCCGATTCCGTTACAAAGACAGGGTGAAAAAACATCAAGCTGTCATTGAAGCATTCAAACAAGATGAACCTGTTTTGGCTATTACTACCCAAGTCTGTGAAATGTCTTTAGATTTGAGTGCCGATCTATTAATTTCTGCGATCGCTCCTGCAGCAGCTTTAATTCAACGATTGGGACGGCTCAACCGCAGGATGAGCAAACCAGAAGAAGGAGCAAAACTAGCAATTGTTTATCCTTGGGATAATCCAAATCCATATGATAAAGTAGAAATCTCTACAGGAAAGCAGTTGATTCAAGAATTTTCGGGAAAAATAGGCATTTCTCAACGAGATTTAGCAGAATTTGCAGCAAGTCTTAATTCTGAAGAAATTCAAGAAGTTAAATCTAATTGGCTGGAAGACAATTGGTGTACGAATCGGGATTCTTTGCGGGAAGCAGGCTATACAATTACCGTGATTTTGGGTGAAGATGAACCAGAAATTTGGAAAATCGCTCAGCAGAAAGAGCAGGAACTATTACAAAAACATCAGAATACATCGCGGATGAAGTTATTTAAACAAGAAGCACAGAAATGGACAGTACCCATCCGTATTGAATCAGATTATTATACCTGGAAACGTATAGGATTTTATCCTGTAACACCAGAAGGCAGAATTCCCTACAGTGAAGAGGTAGGAGCAGAACAGTGA
- the cas8a1 gene encoding type I-MYXAN CRISPR-associated Cas8a1/Cmx1, with amino-acid sequence MNLEFDLGNPCFTLLHRAGLAGLWMTLKQLEKEKAEVPSGFNWQLSKRQVNLNWNGNDRDTLEWFLKESFQLNDGIIALRGLDTKSMREDAQVIVHQGILGTLLQHTSTHKSDGVVTKSLSLGENEPETSVKYKSIKSYTYQEFAENLCDKNGQFLTHPISVAGWLNPGAAVRHIAFSSDTSFEENPENAFILLFAPVACYYYILRSKLRDKRAQYALVIPEITDLEKYAKYRQNQQLRNAIYKDFHASGLGDAGLRFLTLDATVNITQTFGIQRCQVLTLGTVAWATQQKTRTDMYVVEATDENCHNYQVCNAWLQDKAIAGKEGGFVATSFAKELIAENLAKNIPWYSGISEKVNSNELFQKLAYERGGLYQVIQKVQSDEREKLFVKACHEAISYTYGKISKIAKKRGEIPNFDRETVRIRTGLSRCKNSETFREFITDFWSRAGKIPTLQKHWEELIEFVMLEKNWKKSRDLALLALASYKGTGSSDGDKDDSDEGEPVDDDTFDEENAPDIL; translated from the coding sequence GTGAATTTAGAATTTGATTTAGGTAATCCTTGTTTTACCTTGTTGCATCGTGCTGGTTTAGCTGGATTGTGGATGACGTTAAAGCAATTAGAAAAAGAAAAAGCTGAAGTACCATCTGGATTCAATTGGCAGCTTAGCAAACGCCAAGTCAATTTAAATTGGAATGGAAACGATAGAGACACATTGGAATGGTTTCTGAAAGAGTCTTTTCAATTAAATGACGGCATCATCGCATTACGCGGATTAGATACAAAATCTATGCGCGAGGATGCACAGGTAATAGTCCATCAAGGAATTTTAGGGACTCTTTTACAGCATACCAGTACCCACAAATCCGATGGAGTTGTGACAAAATCCCTATCTTTAGGGGAGAACGAGCCAGAAACTTCAGTCAAATACAAAAGTATAAAAAGCTATACATATCAAGAATTTGCGGAAAATTTATGTGACAAAAATGGACAATTCTTAACTCATCCAATTAGTGTTGCTGGATGGTTAAATCCTGGTGCAGCCGTCAGACATATTGCTTTTAGTTCCGATACGAGTTTTGAGGAGAACCCGGAAAATGCTTTCATTTTATTATTTGCACCTGTTGCTTGTTATTACTATATCCTTCGTTCCAAATTGCGAGATAAACGCGCTCAATACGCTTTAGTCATTCCAGAAATTACAGATTTAGAAAAGTATGCAAAATATCGGCAAAATCAGCAATTGCGGAATGCCATTTATAAAGATTTTCATGCTTCTGGTTTAGGTGATGCTGGGTTGAGATTTTTAACCTTAGACGCAACTGTTAATATTACTCAAACTTTTGGTATACAGCGCTGTCAGGTTTTGACATTGGGAACTGTTGCATGGGCGACGCAACAAAAAACTCGTACAGATATGTATGTAGTGGAAGCAACTGATGAGAATTGCCATAACTATCAAGTTTGTAATGCTTGGTTGCAAGATAAAGCGATCGCAGGTAAAGAAGGTGGATTTGTTGCTACAAGCTTTGCCAAGGAATTAATTGCTGAAAATTTAGCTAAAAATATACCTTGGTATTCTGGAATCTCAGAAAAAGTAAATAGTAATGAGCTTTTTCAAAAGTTAGCTTATGAAAGGGGAGGATTATATCAAGTGATTCAAAAAGTGCAGTCAGACGAACGTGAAAAATTATTCGTTAAAGCTTGCCATGAAGCCATTAGTTATACTTATGGAAAAATCTCAAAAATAGCAAAAAAAAGAGGAGAAATACCTAATTTTGATCGTGAAACTGTACGTATTAGAACTGGCTTAAGTCGATGTAAAAATTCTGAAACATTTCGAGAATTTATTACAGATTTTTGGTCAAGAGCCGGAAAAATACCAACTTTACAAAAGCATTGGGAAGAATTAATAGAATTTGTGATGTTAGAGAAAAATTGGAAGAAATCAAGAGATTTAGCCTTACTGGCATTAGCTAGTTATAAAGGTACGGGAAGTTCCGATGGAGATAAAGATGATTCTGATGAAGGCGAGCCTGTTGATGATGATACTTTTGATGAAGAAAACGCTCCCGATATTCTTTAA
- the cas7i gene encoding type I-B CRISPR-associated protein Cas7/Cst2/DevR → MTFHLFGNILTGYGTAANNRGENEGNITTLQKILWKNNVHTTVSAEAIRWALRYYWQTCGEDYQVNRRWNDDANDNIWQNENFDDTAFIDDDVLGFMRAEGAKVEASDEPKAKGKKAAAAKGTTTAKRGVLEVTRAVSITPFSGDLTFNSLSGKKGRTSLYGTEVHATCYQYGFALTPERLKDKSRTMAVLDGLSSLGEVAGNHSRFLYDFSPESLILRWTHDFSPRILYSFEEYEGEISIGELIRKVKNQDIEPEELWIAGAVTESEEIKELEELGVHIFPGIKLAVQSMKQVIARDLKLPQLELTR, encoded by the coding sequence ATGACATTTCATTTATTTGGAAACATCTTAACTGGATACGGAACTGCTGCCAATAATCGTGGAGAAAATGAAGGAAATATTACGACTCTTCAAAAAATTCTGTGGAAAAATAACGTACATACAACAGTCTCCGCCGAAGCCATTCGTTGGGCGTTACGTTATTACTGGCAAACCTGCGGTGAAGATTATCAAGTCAATCGGCGTTGGAATGATGATGCTAACGACAATATTTGGCAAAATGAAAATTTTGATGATACAGCTTTTATTGATGATGATGTTTTAGGTTTCATGCGTGCTGAAGGTGCAAAAGTTGAAGCATCGGATGAACCAAAAGCTAAAGGTAAAAAAGCTGCTGCTGCTAAAGGTACAACGACAGCAAAACGAGGTGTTTTAGAAGTGACTCGTGCTGTTTCCATAACACCCTTTAGTGGTGACTTAACCTTTAATTCTTTGAGTGGCAAAAAAGGCAGAACTTCACTTTATGGAACAGAAGTACACGCGACTTGCTATCAATATGGATTTGCATTAACTCCAGAAAGATTAAAAGATAAATCTCGGACAATGGCAGTTTTAGATGGTTTGAGTTCTTTGGGAGAAGTTGCAGGCAATCATTCGCGTTTTCTCTATGATTTTTCTCCTGAAAGCTTGATTTTAAGATGGACACATGATTTTTCTCCCCGAATTTTGTATTCTTTTGAAGAATATGAGGGAGAAATATCAATTGGAGAATTAATCAGGAAAGTGAAAAATCAAGATATCGAACCAGAAGAATTATGGATAGCTGGTGCTGTGACTGAATCTGAGGAAATAAAAGAATTAGAAGAATTGGGCGTACATATTTTTCCTGGAATTAAGTTAGCAGTACAAAGCATGAAACAAGTTATTGCCAGAGATTTAAAACTACCTCAATTAGAGTTAACCCGATGA
- the cas5 gene encoding type I-MYXAN CRISPR-associated protein Cas5/Cmx5/DevS: MITAINKNLALEIEVPIACFRQSRAREYAETYPFPPPSTVYGMLLSIVGETNRYKHCGVKLAIAVLSQPQKSTVIRTFRRFKKKDIHDPTNARPDYQELLTDIRFIAWINSQSDKSQTTLSERLEQAFTNPTSIERFGGLCLGESRDLVNSVTVWSESDRSQSLQWLVQDDDGLFTLPYWVDHVGSKGTRWKRYLILEPSKNYLPPESAWTVIQPT, translated from the coding sequence ATGATAACAGCAATCAATAAAAATTTAGCATTAGAAATTGAAGTTCCCATCGCTTGCTTTCGTCAATCTCGCGCTAGGGAGTATGCTGAAACTTACCCATTCCCCCCACCATCGACAGTCTATGGAATGCTATTGTCAATCGTGGGAGAAACCAACAGGTATAAACATTGTGGTGTGAAATTAGCGATAGCTGTTCTTTCTCAACCTCAAAAATCAACCGTTATCCGCACTTTTCGTCGTTTCAAGAAAAAAGACATTCACGATCCAACAAACGCCAGACCCGATTACCAAGAATTACTAACCGATATTAGATTTATCGCTTGGATTAATTCTCAATCTGATAAATCTCAAACAACACTATCAGAAAGATTAGAACAAGCATTTACAAATCCAACCTCAATCGAACGTTTTGGTGGTTTGTGCTTGGGAGAAAGTCGAGATTTAGTCAATTCTGTAACAGTGTGGTCGGAAAGCGATCGCAGTCAATCTTTGCAATGGTTGGTACAAGATGATGATGGATTATTCACTTTGCCCTATTGGGTGGATCATGTTGGTTCCAAAGGTACGCGATGGAAGAGGTATTTAATACTTGAGCCATCAAAAAATTATCTTCCTCCTGAATCTGCTTGGACGGTCATTCAGCCAACCTAA